In Hippoglossus stenolepis isolate QCI-W04-F060 chromosome 20, HSTE1.2, whole genome shotgun sequence, the following are encoded in one genomic region:
- the LOC118099736 gene encoding rho-related GTP-binding protein RhoB: MAGMADIRKKLVVVGDGACGKTCLLIVFSKDEFPEVYVPTVFETYVADIEVDNKQVQLALWDTAGQEDYDRLRPLSYPDTDVILMCFSVDSPDSLENIPEKWVPEVKHFCPNVPIILVANKKDLRNDENVKNELSRLKLEPVKAEDGRAMAMRIGAYDYMESSAKTKEGIWEVFESATRAALKKRTTQQGGCLKCCVLM, translated from the coding sequence ATGGCAGGGATGGCAGACATACGCAAAAAACTAGTCGTGGTGGGGGACGGCGCATGCGGGAAGACGTGTCTCCTGATCGTGTTCAGCAAGGACGAGTTCCCAGAGGTGTACGTCCCTACGGTGTTTGAGACATATGTGGCGGACATAGAAGTGGACAACAAGCAGGTCCAGCTGGCTCTGTGGGACACCGCCGGACAGGAGGACTACGACCGCCTGCGCCCCCTCTCCTACCCGGACACAGATGTCATCCTCATGTGCTTCTCCGTGGACAGCCCGGACTCGCTGGAAAACATCCCCGAAAAGTGGGTCCCCGAAGTCAAACACTTTTGTCCGAATGTGCCTATTATCCTAGTGGCCAACAAGAAGGACCTGCGCAACGACGAGAACGTAAAGAACGAGCTGTCCCGGTTGAAGCTGGAGCCCGTGAAAGCGGAGGATGGCCGCGCCATGGCCATGCGCATTGGCGCATATGACTATATGGAGAGCTCGGCCAAAACCAAGGAGGGGATCTGGGAAGTGTTCGAGAGCGCCACACGGGCGGCCTTAAAGAAACGAACCACACAGCAGGGTGGATGTCTCAAATGCTGCGTGTTGATGTGA
- the LOC118099733 gene encoding apolipoprotein B-100, with product MPIMEGTKLCLLLLLGTFTLTQQDVTEQSPVCQLAKRFKNFRSFKYDYEAETINGVNGATDNKSGSKVSCTVEIDVPQTCSFILRTTECSLSEISHVDEQGNTVYTPAAGNEAFKAAMALNSLKLRVEGLTDVELYPEDNEPVNILNIKRGIVSALLVPVMEEEKNKEMPTVHGVCSTDFTVNSREDIATDVTVTRDLSQCDEFVARRQDTSPLALISGLNYPMSKLISSTQTCNYKFDNQKKHMTSGTCTEKHLFLPMSSQNEYGISALVKQTLTLRETAKINDRIFDANQGSFKSLPMDVSDEKCPIQTKEAAFATLQQLSTLSQTDQGEERAGLFRKLVSQFRGLNADVLAPAAVEMMDMSMPLTFQALVQCGTPECTSAILKGLRTFDEGALEVDASVYALGLLANPSRLMVKDMLAMAQYKNSKPIMYALSNVARKLHQREGVTPEIIAVSEFLASLLGPDCSGEKELTFLTLRVVGNMGAALEEADATIKNTLLKCMRQPATTLSVQLAAIQAFRRMSVTDEIRSNLQRVCQYPKGAVQKRLAAYLVLMRDPQPSDIEMLKKLINQEQNVQVKSFVTSHVYNIITSADSETQKLGKIIVDALAETDVDTHNDYTTKSRNYKLDVAQDDVMQAAIQGNIIFDPSNQLPREMLLETTLNAFGFNLDIWEIGMEGKGIEPTIDALFGKNGFFPDTLSKTLYWAEDMMSPNIKEVLEKWVAPLKAEGQMVPENLGKEIVRNFNKLVKDLQSQESPEAMAYLRIMGAELGFIKASDLRFIAENAQMYADILVRLIPTKALSEIMSRTDNEIFAHYIFMDNKFMMSTAAGLPLTFAMTGTFTPGAKGGLRLAPNMKELLFMPSAGVEFMTQMGVHVPEFVVSAVEMQTNMYHESTLNAKISMEQGQVKLSIPAPQGPTKLFRFRNKVLIVGAGQAKMIPHTLSDENCSPLFTGLSYCTETARALAGRDAAPYFPLNGETMFNVDIKPTKEVTEYTATIAYNLLSEGKDGRQKVDSLKMSLRAEGDQPTEATATMKYNRNRNVFTTEVQIPDFDVEAGVKVSMADSSAKGKSMILEISNKNVPQLSLIGRAKLQAVTDGMLQVQLLVPSLKTDAAITATMSNTDGLTLEIKSDVKLPETSSIQAVVFNYGEDHAEVQLLSNVNADTKIMVPYTEALQAWLRQFAEDVMEQQVVKTDMRLGHIVNKAVEAGNIWMDKIQTDVPYVEALRNRITDVEMPAMPENLFMNLDSKLRYQFNQDRMTVTIPLPLGGKSSEELRIPARLTSPHISLPQVGMNIVPQEIQIPTFTIPSEYDLTMPLMGIVEVSAKLHSNYYNWEATVSAGNKTVESPTYMAQFSIMAESPVKLLSFSTEGAAKITDTEEKTMKFTVDGSLKHMIVDTGFNLLETIAVTDNVLTTGRYNIYAVSPLGLDTSLTVTTQFTVDDNILSGDINTDGSVTVGPMTATTTYLHTFSVEPMKKEARLESTLRVNSEILKVVNKVKASYANEELLIESNTNMNSNPIKHTTKMSLSYKDVKLTIQSDSVTKADDRMVRSQMEFSSIAGQASLRIENQADDTANRAYSLITGSINPSGLEVNTDASMNMFSSLASHKATLTLNMNGLTTSCTTTAQYSPMTFENIFHGGVDTSGATVSLTTKGAIKDNKAELNVEGKLASTEAYFNSILTGNLYDINTRNRVNLRVNEDGLVVSNNLVGSFNEMRTENTHTLSLALKSFSLHSKTDNVLDERNSYMHNIIVNMEPYTASVTVKNDLKIMEINFVNDAQFKAQPFNMELTGTTMGVFSKEELKHTYEIKFIDMVLSAMCNTNGKLLGSHMTHTTDMEIAGLTMKFNDVTNFNSPSLRLDSTVKTVAAPFTLTIDALLNSDGAMYLYGQPQSGELYSKFLLKAEPLLFTHSFEHRASTTHVLEGTPPINTHMENKFNSMLSLQEQSVTLKMKSKVNEHTFDEEISAYNNAEKMGIEMAGVMSTSVFTEASEDYSISGFVKYDKNSDSHFVQIPFIEHLPAVIENVKITMMRMMDNSIEMLKEINNKLEISVKFQNKVAELKEVINNFDYKLFVKDLRKFINSMENVFTNLTTKFPTDKVMNVLNSIKETCMAFIKKHNIANKFNVVYAKLEEILSKYEVEKMIEAIMDEVVKTMKQYQVREKIQSAFAALRSIDFQPLLKKALAPVQQLVNEMYSFDFKQLIEDVSDYFMKMVQNIRSFDYDTFTMELKEKVTDMTKIPCFGKLYGEFKVTSPHYNIRTTADLENTTTASVTPEFKINLNSQATSTLKILDFTTAASAHVAVPKMSRLSVSENINVDQSCFTLDHKGTMTLYGLSAQASADTTAKVTTELYAAELVNKAFLAMENGVSVTAETAYKQNLNMPLLNIFTEAQMSQKTVFQLEDGTAHLTFNNLVHEKYAVQDISNEGSHKSDMEVVMDLHTAKVTFTGETGCGQYKMNQNVVADMCIFRHLIISGKVETDTPFMKGSVADVKFQAKVEDMKIDFTASHSAELTGGVEGPLSSTAVASITPNELMFDTKNRGNAKLALPFLLSGKVDLQNDIALTLNSGVQQASWTGLARFNQYKYSHSFTIDNEEKEIIIISQINGEANLDALKQTITIPEMTVPFVGIGTPRLEDFSLWQDTFLSDLLLTTQQTLDMNSKLTYKKNPEVITIDINVDPLINVINTNVKTLHKKALIGKDKVAAMLATSYNKAKAEYENYSIEFPKTITVPAYKVPVMNIEVSTFTIPLPDLTLITMPALHVPSALSKLTLPKITLPKIQSIKIPVLGDLTYEGSMKTAMITLKTDASILNKDNIIIKLDASSASEFELLTGKIQGNVDVITAGEFKIASVLSVKHPMVEGTHDSAIILSYANVYTSITNSAKVNLPDRTMEIHQEITGNPEEGLVVSMSTPSAGLIAVQMQTKSPAQVKARLYGRYPSEPTTDIDILSLKMSVMNSEKLNIQTTWNMEMPYDMMLEVKNQVPRGVELVSGPAYYTYKEINRKAGRLVESIERASKRGRVVFKRAVDDLATVNPSAVMTDVTDMTIMILRNNQQRVEAILDAIVKVLRETKFQIYGFEQRMSGLEIYQKLSGFVADVSEEAVQKIPQYFSSIFGSVLDFIRAIEFPLPGSNHIVSGGEILDDLSVAMRTTQDRVIVTVRKLGNIQVEDIQEKFSAFLQFTTEQSERFLHTVKSQNVEKISAFVADVYNDAINSPVIADVAKQIEEYTRIVLEYLKTVRAKIQNIVSDMSTEQLEVDLQSWIDSVVKHMNAFHNNVVDVMKEKSKSVEPYVRVSDRQMDIDIPLPFVAKSN from the exons ATGCCCATCATGGAGGGTACCAAGCTCTGCCTTTTGCTTCTGCTGGGAACATTCACACTAACCC AGCAAGATGTGACGGAACAATCTCCAGTGTGTCAAT TGGCCAAAAGATTCAAGAACTTCCGGTCGTTTAAGTACGACTATGAAGCTGAGACCATTAACGGCGTGAACGGAGCTACTGACAATAAGAGCGGCTCCAAAGTCTCCTGCACA GTTGAGATTGACGTGCCCCAGACCTGTAGCTTCATCCTGCGCACCACAGAGTGCTCTCTGAGCGAGATCTCTCATGTGGACGAGCAGGGAAACACAGTCTACACACCCGCTGCTGGAAATGAGGCCTTCAAGGCTGCCATGGCCTT GAACTCCTTGAAGCTCAGAGTCGAAGGCCTGACTGATGTTGAACTCTACCCTGAGGACAACGAGCCTGTCAACATCCTGAACATCAAGAGGGGAATCGTCTCTGCTCTGCTCGTGCccgtgatggaggaggagaagaacaaggaAATG CCCACCGTGCACGGAGTCTGCTCCACCGACTTCACCGTCAACTCAAGGGAGGACATCGCCACTGATGTGACCGTCACCCGGGATCTTTCCCAGTGTGACGAGTTCGTCGCTCGCAGGCAGGACACGAGTCCCCTGGCCCTCATCTCTGGCCTG AACTACCCTATGTCCAAGTTGATTTCCAGCACCCAGACCTGCAACTACAAGTTTGACAACCAGAAGAAGCACATGACCAGTGGTACCTGCACAGAGAAGCATCTCTTCCTGCCGATGTCCAGCCA AAATGAATATGGAATTTCTGCTTTGGTGAAGCAGACCTTGACTCTGAGGGAAACAGCCAAGATCAACGACAGAATCTTTGATGCCA ACCAGGGCAGCTTCAAGTCATTGCCCATGGATGTTTCTGATGAAAAGTGCCCCATCCAGACCAAAGAGGCTGCCTTCgccacactgcagcagctgagcaCCCTCTCCCAGACCGATCAGGGCGAGGAGCGCGCCGGCCTCTTCCGCAAACTGGTGTCTCAGTTCCGAGGCCTGAATGCTGACGTCCTGGCACCTGCTGCCGTTGAGATGATGGACATGTCCATGCCTCTGACATTCCAAGCTCTGGTCCAGTGTGGTACCCCAGAGTGCACCAGTGCCATTCTGAAGGGTCTCAGGACCTTTGACGAAGGTGCTCTCGAGGTTGACGCTTCTGTCTACGCCCTGGGGCTGCTGGCTAATCCCTCCCGCCTCATGGTGAAGGACATGCTGGCAATGGCTCAGTACAAGAATAGCAAACCCATCATGTATGCTCTGAGCAATGTCGCCAGGAA ACTGCaccagagagagggagtcacCCCCGAGATCATCGCCGTGTCTGAGTTTCTGGCTTCTCTTCTGGGCCCCGACTGCAGTGGAGAGAAAGAACTGACCTTCCTGACCTTGAGG GTTGTTGGTAACATGGGAGCAGCATTGGAGGAAGCTGATGCCACAATCAAGAACACCCTGCTCAAGTGCATGAGACAGCCTGCGACCACACTGTCTGTGCAGCTGGCCGCCATCCAGGCTTTCAGACGCATGTCTGTGACAGATGAG ATCCGCTCTAACCTCCAGAGGGTGTGCCAGTACCCCAAGGGTGCTGTGCAGAAGCGCCTGGCAGCATACTTGGTTCTGATGAGGGATCCCCAGCCCAGCGACATTGAAATGTTGAAGAAGCTGATCAATCAGGAGCAGAACGTGCAGGTCAAGTCCTTTGTGACCTCCCACGTCTACAACATCATTACCTCCGCTGATTCAGAGACCCAGAA GCTCGGTAAGATCATCGTGGATGCCCTGGCGGAAACTGATGTTGATACACACAACGATTACACCACAAAGTCTCGCAACTACAAGCTGGATGTGGCCCAAGATGACGTCATGCAGGCCGCCATTCAGGGCAACATTATCTTCGATCCCAGTAACCAGTTGCCCAGAGAGATGTTGCTGGAGACTACTCTGAACGCTTTTGGTTTCAACCTGGACATTTGGGAG ATTGGCATGGAAGGAAAAGGCATCGAGCCGACCATTGATGCTCTCTTTGGAAAGAAcggtttcttccctgacactTTGTCCAAGACTCTGTACTGGGCCGAAGACATGATGTCACCAAACATCAAGGAAGTTCTGGAGAAATGGGTTGCTCCCCTCAAAGCAGAAGGACAGATG GTCCCTGAAAACCTTGGGAAAGAAATTGTTCGCAACTTCAACAAGCTGGTGAAAGATCTGCAGAGTCAAGAGTCTCCAGAGGCCATGGCCTACCTGAGGATCATGGGAGCTGAGCTTGGTTTCATCAAGGCCAGCGACCTGAGGTTTATTGCTGAAAACGCACAGATGTATGCAGATATTCTCGTCAGGCTCATTCCTACCAAG GCTTTGTCTGAAATAATGTCCAGAACTGACAACGAGATCTTCGCCCACTACATCTTCATGGACAACAAATTCATGATGTCAACTGCAGCTGGTTTGCCTCTGACATTCGCGATGACCGGCACCTTCACTCCTGGTGCAAAGGGAGGCCTTCGCCTTGCTCCAAACATG AAGGAGCTGCTGTTCATGCCCTCCGCTGGAGTTGAGTTCATGACTCAGATGGGAGTCCATGTCCCTGAATTTGTTGTGTCCGCTGTTGAGATGCAAACCAACATGTACCATGAGAGCACACTCAATGCTAAGATCAGCATGGAGCAGGGCCAGGTCAAGCTTTCCATCCCCGCCCCACAGGGCCCCACAAAGCTCTTCAGATTCCG CAATAAAGTGCTGATTGTGGGTGCCGGCCAGGCTAAAATGATCCCACACACCCTGAGTGATGAAAACTGCAGCCCTCTCTTCACTGGGCTCAGCTACTGCACCGAAACAGCTCGTGCTCTCGCTGGCAGGGACGCTGCCCCTTACTTCCCCCTGAATGGAGAGACTAT GTTTAATGTGGACATCAAGCCCACTAAAGAGGTCACTGAGTACACAGCCACCATCGCCTACAATCTCCTCAGTGAAGGAAAAGATGGCCGCCAGAAGGTTGATTCTTTGAAGATGAGCCTGAGAGCTGAAG GTGATCAGCCTACCGAGGCCACAGCCACCATGAAATACAACAGGAACAGGAATGTCTTCACCACTGAAGTCCAGATACCCGACTTTGATGTTGAAGCCGGTGTTAAGGTTAGCATGGCCGACAGCAGTGCCAAAGGCAAATCCATGATCCTCGAGATCTCCAACAAGAACGTGCCCCAGCTCTCTCTGATTGGTCGTGCCAA gcTTCAGGCCGTGACTGATGGCATGCTGCAGGTTCAACTGTTAGTCCCCTCACTCAAGACTGATGCTGCCATCACTGCAACAATGAGCAACACTGACGGACTCACCTTAGAGATCAAGAGTGATGTCAAGCTTCCAGAGACCTCCTCCATTCAGGCAGTTGTATTCAATTATG GTGAAGACCATGCTGAGGTCCAGCTGCTGTCCAATGTGAATGCTGATACTAAGATCATGGTGCCTTACACTGAGGCCCTCCAGGCCTGGCTCAGGCAGTTTGCTGAGGACGTCATGGAGCAGCAGGTTGTCAAGACTGATATGAGACTGGGTCACATCGTAAACAAGGCAGTTGAG GCCGGCAACATCTGGATGGACAAGATCCAAACTGATGTTCCCTATGTTGAGGCTCTGAGGAACAGAATCACAGATGTGGAAATGCCCGCCATGCCTGAAAACCTCTTCATGAACCT ggaCAGCAAACTCAGATACCAGTTCAACCAGGACCGTATGACCGTCACTATCCCTCTGCCTCTTGGAGGCAAATCATCTGAGGAGCTAAGGATACCTGCAAGGCTCACCTCCCCTCACATCTCTTTGCCTCAGGTGGGCATGAATATTGTCCCACAGGAGATCCAAATCCCCACCTTTACCATTCCTTCTGAATATGATCTCACCATGCCTCTGATGGGAATAGTGGAAGTGTCTGCCAAACTCCACAGTAACTATTACAACTGGGAAGCCACAGTCTCTGCTGGAAACAAAACTGTTGAGTCTCCCACCTACATGGCCCAGTTCAGCATCATGGCTGAAAGTCCAGTCAAACTTCTCTCCTTCTCAACTGAGG GAGCTGCAAAAATCACAGATACGGAAGAGAAAACTATGAAATTCACCGTTGATGGCTCCCTGAAACACATGATCGTGGACACAGGTTTTAATCTGCTGGAGACCATTGCTGTCACAGACAATGTACTAACAACAGGACGATACAACATCTATGCTGTCTCCCCTCTGGGTCTAGACACTTCTCTGACTGTTACCACACAGTTCACTGTTGACGACAACATTCTCTCTGGAGACATTAACACAGATGGAAGTGTGACCGTTGGACCCATGACTGCTACCACCACCTATCTGCACACCTTCTCTGTTGAGCCAATGAAGAAAGAAGCAAGATTGGAGAGTACACTGAGAGTGAACTCTGAAATCCTGAAGGTTGTGAACAAGGTCAAGGCATCATATGCAAATGAGGAACTTCTGATTGAGTCTAACACCAACATGAACAGCAACCCAATCAAGCACACTACCAAAATGAGCCTTAGCTACAAGGATGTCAAGCTTACCATCCAGTCTGACTCTGTGACCAAGGCTGATGACAGAATGGTTCGTAGCCAGATGGAGTTCTCTTCCATCGCAGGACAGGCCAGTCTCCGGATCGAGAACCAAGCTGATGATACAGCGAACCGTGCCTACTCCCTGATCACTGGGTCCATCAACCCCTCAGGTTTGGAGGTAAACACAGATGCCTCCATGAACATGTTTTCAAGCCTTGCCTCTCACAAGGCAACCTTGACCCTGAACATGAATGGCCTGACAACCAGTTGTACAACAACTGCCCAGTACAGCCCAATGACCTTTGAGAATATTTTCCATGGTGGAGTTGATACCTCTGGTGCTACCGTGTCCCTGACCACCAAGGGAGCCATTAAAGACAATAAAGCCGAGCTCAATGTTGAGGGTAAGCTTGCAAGCACAGAAGCCTATTTCAACAGCATCCTTACGGGTAACCTCTATGACATCAACACCAGGAACAGAGTGAACCTTAGAGTGAATGAAGATGGCCTGGTTGTCTCCAACAACTTGGTAGGATCTTTCAATGAAATGAGGACTGAAAATAcccacacactgtctctggcGCTGAAATCTTTTAGCCTTCACTCCAAGACTGACAACGTCCTTGATGAGAGGAACTCCTACATGCACAACATCATAGTCAACATGGAGCCTTACACTGCTTCAGTTACTGTAAAGAATGACCTGAAGATCATGGAGATTAACTTTGTGAATGACGCCCAATTCAAGGCACAGCCCTTCAACATGGAGCTAACTGGAACAACGATGGGAGTTTTCTCAAAGGAAGAGCTCAAGCACACGTATGAAATCAAGTTTATTGACATGGTCCTGTCTGCAATGTGCAATACAAATGGAAAACTCCTGGGATCTCACATGACACATACCACTGATATGGAGATTGCTGGTCTGACCATGAAGTTCAACGATGTCACTAACTTCAACTCACCATCTCTTCGTCTTGACAGCACAGTCAAAACTGTTGCAGCACCCTTCACTCTGACCATCGATGCCCTTCTCAACTCAGATGGTGCAATGTATCTGTATGGCCAGCCACAGAGCGGCGAGCTGTACAGCAAATTCCTCCTGAAAGCAGAACCTCTTctgttcacacattcatttgagCACAGAGCTTCAACCACCCATGTACTGGAAGGCACACCACCTATCAACACCCACATGGAGAACAAGTTCAACAGCATGCTTAGCTTGCAAGAGCAAAGTGTCACACTGAAGATGAAATCCAAAGTAAACGAGCACACTTTTGATGAAGAAATTAGCGCTTATAATAATGCAGAGAAAATGGGTATTGAGATGGCAGGAGTAATGTCAACCTCCGTCTTTACTGAGGCCAGTGAAGATTATTCCATCTCTGGATTTGTGAAATATGACAAGAACAGCGACAGCCACTTTGTCCAGATCCCATTCATTGAGCACCTGCCTGCAGTCATTGAAAACGTAAAGATCacgatgatgaggatgatggacAACAGCATTGAGATGCTGAAAGAAATCAACAACAAGTTGGAAATCAGTGTCAAGTTTCAGAACAAAGTGGCGGAACTTAAGGAGGTCATCAACAACTTTGACTACAAACTCTTTGTCAAGGACCTGAGAAAGTTTATTAACTCAATGGAAAATGTATTCACCAACCTGACAACCAAGTTCCCAACTGACAAAGTCATGAATGTGCTGAACTCCATCAAGGAGACTTGCATGGCTTTCATCAAGAAACATAACATTGCAAACAAGTTCAATGTTGTTTATGCCAAACTTGAAGAAATCCTCTCCAAATACGAGGTTGAGAAGATGATTGAGGCCATCATGGATGAGGTTGTTAAAACTATGAAGCAGTATCAGGTGAGGGAGAAGATTCAGTCTGCATTTGCTGCTCTCAGATCAATTGACTTCCAGCCTTTGCTCAAAAAAGCTCTGGCACCTGTTCAGCAGCTTGTGAATGAAATGTATTCCTTCGACTTTAAACAACTGATTGAAGACGTGAGTGATTATTTCATGAAAATGGTCCAGAATATCAGATCTTTTGATTATGACACATTCACTATGGAGCTGAAAGAGAAGGTGACAGATATGACCAAAATTCCCTGTTTTGGAAAGCTCTACGGAGAGTTCAAGGTTACATCTCCTCATTACAATATCAGGACCACTGCTGATCTGGAGAATACCACAACTGCATCAGTCACACCAGAGTTCAAAATTAACCTTAACTCACAGGCTACATCTACTTTGAAAATCCTTGACTTCACCACAGCTGCCAGTGCACACGTTGCCGTGCCCAAGATGAGTCGTCTGTCCGTTTCCGAGAACATCAATGTTGACCAGTCATGTTTCACACTTGACCACAAGGGAACGATGACTCTCTATGGCCTGTCAGCTCAGGCTTCTGCTGATACTACTGCAAAGGTCACAACTGAGCTTTATGCTGCAGAGCTTGTCAACAAAGCATTTTTGGCCATGGAAAATGGAGTTTCCGTCACTGCAGAGACTGCCTACAAACAAAACCTCAACATGCCACTCCTTAACATCTTCACTGAAGCACAGATGAGTCAAAAGACCGTTTTCCAGCTTGAGGATGGCACTGCGCATCTGACCTTCAACAATCTTGTTCATGAAAAATATGCAGTTCAGGACATCTCAAATGAGGGATCCCACAAGAGTGACATGGAAGTGGTCATGGATCTCCACACAGCCAAGGTAACTTTCACCGGAGAAACAGGATGCGGCCAATACAAGATGAATCAAAATGTGGTTGCTGATATGTGCATCTTCCGACACCTGATTATCAGTGGCAAGGTTGAGACAGATACACCTTTCATGAAGGGAAGTGTTGCAGATGTCAAGTTCCAGGCTAAGGTTGAAGACATGAAAATTGATTTCACTGCCTCTCACAGTGCAGAGCTGACCGGAGGAGTTGAGGGACCACTCTCAAGCACTGCCGTGGCTTCGATCACACCTAATGAGCTTATGTTTGACACCAAGAACAGGGGAAACGCCAAGCTTGCCCTTCCATTCCTGCTGTCTGGAAAGGTGGATCTCCAGAATGACATCGCTCTTACCCTTAACTCTGGAGTTCAGCAAGCTAGCTGGACAGGCCTGGCTAGATTCAACCAGTACAAATACTCCCATTCCTTCACCATAGAtaatgaagagaaagaaataatcatAATTTCCCAGATTAATGGAGAAGCTAATCTTGATGcattgaaacaaacaatcaCAATTCCTGAAATGACAGTGCCATTCGTTGGTATTGGGACACCAAGACTGGAGGACTTCTCACTGTGGCAAGATACTTTCCTGAGCGACCTCCTACTCACAACTCAGCAGACATTGGACATGAACTCCAAGCTGACCTACAAGAAAAACCCTGAGGTGATTACCATTGACATTAATGTAGATCCACTCATCAATGTCATTAATACCAACGTCAAGACTCTGCACAAGAAAGCACTCATCGGCAAGGACAAGGTTGCTGCCATGCTCGCTACATCTTACAACAAGGCAAAGGCAGAGTATGAAAACTATAGCATTGAGTTTCCCAAAACCATTACAGTGCCTGCCTACAAAGTTCCAGTGATGAATATCGAGGTGTCTACATTTACCATTCCCCTGCCTGACCTCACTCTCATCACAATGCCTGCTCTGCATGTTCCATCTGCCCTGAGCAAGCTGACTCTTCCCAAAATCACTCTGCCCAAAATTCAGAGCATCAAGATCCCAGTACTGGGTGATCTGACCTATGAGGGTTCAATGAAAACAGCAATGATCACACTCAAAACTGATGCCAGCATCCTCAACAAGgacaacatcatcatcaaacTTGATGCCTCTTCAGCCTCTGAATTTGAGCTTCTGACTGGAAAGATCCAGGGCAACGTCGACGTAATCACAGCTGGTGAATTCAAAATagcctctgtcctctctgtgaaACATCCAATGGTAGAGGGAACCCATGACAGTGCCATCATCTTAAGTTATGCAAATGTCTATACCTCCATCACCAATTCGGCAAAGGTCAATCTACCCGACAGAACGATGGAAATCCACCAAGAGATTACAGGAAATCCAGAGGAAGGCCTGGTTGTTTCTATGTCCACTCCATCTGCGGGACTCATTGCAGTTCAGATGCAGACTAAATCCCCAGCACAAGTCAAAGCAAGACTCTATGGTCGCTACCCG TCTGAGCCAACAACAGACATTGATATCCTGAGTCTGAAGATGTCTGTGATGAACTCTGAGAAACTGAACATTCAGACAACTTGGAATATGGAGATGCCATACGATATGATGTTGGAAGTGAAGAACCAGGTACCCAGAGGGGTGGAGCTGGTGTCAGGTCCTGCTTATTACACATAtaaagaaatcaacagaaaagcTGGAAGGCTTGTGGAATCCATTGAACGGGCTAGCAAGAGGGGCAGAGTGGTGTTCAAGAGGGCTGTTGATGACCTCGCAACAGTAAATCCTTCTGCTGTTATGACAGATGTCACAGATATGACTATTATGATCCTCAGAAATAACCAACAGAGGGTTGAAGCTATTCTTGATGCTATTGTTAAAGTCCTGAGAGAGACCAAGTTCCAGATCTATGGCTTTGAGCAGAGAATGTCTGGGCTTGAGATCTACCAGAAACTTAGTGGTTTTGTTGCCGATGTATCTGAGGAAGCTGTTCAAAAGATTCCACAGtatttttcctccatctttgGATCCGTCCTTGATTTTATCAGAGCCATTGAATTCCCCCTCCCTGGCTCTAACCACATTGTGAGTGGAGGAGAAATTCTTGATGATTTGTCTGTAGCTATGAGAACAACCCAGGATAGAGTTATTGTCACTGTGAGGAAACTAGGAAATATCCAAGTGGAAGACATCCAAGAGAAATTTTCAGCATTCTTGCAATTTACCACTGAACAAAGTGAGAGGTTTCTCCACACCGTGAAATCTCAGAATGTAGAAAAGATCTCTGCCTTTGTTGCTGATGTGTACAACGATGCCATCAACTCCCCTGTCATAGCCGATGTTGCCAAACAGATTGAAGAGTACACCAGAATTGTTCTGGAATATCTGAAAACTGTGAGAGCTAAAATCCAAAATATTGTGTCTGACATGTCTACTGAACAGCTTGAAGTTGACCTCCAGTCCTGGATTGACTCAGTGGTAAAACACATGAATGCTTTCCACAACAATGTTGTTGACGTAATGAAGGAGAAAAGCAAAAGTGTTGAACCATATGTGAGAGTAAGCGACAGACAGATGGATATTGACATTCCTTTACCATTTGTCGCCAAATCCAACTAA